The following are from one region of the Hymenobacter sp. YIM 151858-1 genome:
- the purB gene encoding adenylosuccinate lyase — MTHDALTPLTALSPLDGRYRRQTAPLAGFFSELALIRYRVLVEVEYFIALCELPLPQLQGVDAAVFERLRLLYQEFTEADAEAIKAHERVTNHDVKAVEYWLRDQFEILELGAYVEFIHFGLTSQDVNNTAVPLSLREALHREIVPGYEQLTDQLRACAAQWAAVPMLARTHGQPASPTRLGKELEVFVARLEAQLALLKQVPFGAKFGGATGNFNAHHVAYPQVDWHAFGNRFVNEQLGLHRSYPTTQIEHYDHLAATCDGLKRLNTILIDMARDVWQYISLGYFRQTIKAGEVGSSAMPHKVNPIDFENAEGNLGLANAVLEHLGAKLPISRLQRDLTDSTVLRNLGVPLGHILIAVSALQRGLGKLALDEEALRRDLEANWPVVAEAIQTILRREQYPDPYNALKALTRTHGPVTQATISEFVETLDVRPEVKAELRAITPWNYVGI; from the coding sequence ATGACGCACGACGCACTGACGCCCCTCACGGCCCTCTCGCCCCTCGATGGCCGCTACCGCCGCCAAACCGCTCCGCTGGCCGGTTTTTTTTCGGAGCTGGCCCTGATTCGCTACCGCGTGCTGGTGGAGGTGGAGTACTTTATTGCTTTGTGCGAGCTGCCTTTGCCCCAGCTGCAGGGCGTTGATGCAGCCGTGTTTGAGCGCCTGCGCCTGCTTTATCAGGAGTTTACCGAAGCCGACGCCGAGGCCATTAAGGCGCACGAGCGCGTTACCAACCACGATGTAAAAGCCGTGGAGTACTGGCTGCGCGACCAGTTTGAGATTTTGGAGCTAGGCGCCTACGTGGAGTTTATCCACTTTGGCCTGACCTCGCAGGACGTGAACAACACCGCCGTGCCGCTGAGCCTGCGCGAGGCCCTGCACCGCGAAATCGTGCCCGGCTACGAGCAGCTTACCGACCAACTGCGGGCCTGCGCCGCTCAGTGGGCCGCCGTGCCCATGCTGGCACGCACGCACGGCCAGCCCGCCTCGCCCACGCGCCTGGGCAAAGAGCTTGAGGTGTTTGTGGCTCGCCTGGAGGCGCAGCTAGCCTTGCTGAAGCAAGTACCCTTCGGGGCGAAGTTTGGCGGAGCTACGGGCAACTTCAACGCCCACCACGTGGCTTACCCGCAGGTTGACTGGCACGCCTTCGGCAACCGGTTCGTGAACGAGCAGCTGGGCCTGCACCGCTCCTACCCCACCACCCAGATTGAGCACTACGACCACCTGGCCGCCACCTGCGACGGACTCAAGCGCCTCAACACCATCCTCATCGATATGGCCCGCGACGTGTGGCAGTACATTTCGCTGGGCTACTTCCGCCAAACCATCAAGGCCGGCGAAGTGGGCTCGTCGGCCATGCCGCACAAGGTAAACCCCATCGATTTCGAGAATGCCGAGGGCAACCTGGGCCTGGCCAATGCCGTGCTCGAGCACCTAGGGGCCAAATTGCCCATTTCGCGCCTGCAGCGCGACCTCACCGACTCCACGGTGCTGCGCAACCTGGGCGTGCCGCTGGGCCACATCCTCATTGCCGTTTCGGCGCTGCAACGCGGCCTGGGCAAATTGGCCCTCGACGAGGAAGCCTTGCGCCGCGACCTGGAGGCCAACTGGCCGGTAGTGGCCGAGGCCATCCAAACCATTCTGCGCCGCGAGCAATACCCCGATCCGTACAACGCCCTCAAGGCCCTTACGCGCACGCACGGCCCGGTTACGCAGGCCACCATCAGCGAATTCGTGGAAACCCTCGACGTGCGCCCCGAGGTAAAGGCCGAGCTGCGCGCCATCACGCCCTGGAACTACGTGGGCATTTAA
- a CDS encoding biosynthetic peptidoglycan transglycosylase — MNPKTKKILYWSLGTFGALLLVGLAVFLLKREELLQYAMRQTKTKVERKYPVTLTLGPARFTDLNTVQITNVSLVPRTGLQDTLLTARRINASISLRSLFARRPVFSNLQIEQAQLLARKTATADNYGFLIKRTGKTTVPRDTTKGTNYGVLLNQVLETALENIPGEADFRNFLVAYESPRHRATITMPELTIEDGDLAGKLTVELDSVTNRIGLRGHVEQGDENMDVQVFSQGRQPVVLPYLQRRFGASVQFDTLHLQLAGKDFDDERLTVRGAALASNFRLNHPKISDEDVVVRRGGIDFVATLGQNYLALEKGTKVTLNKIVAFPQISVRMRTPAELGRRVAAETRHYSPRLRGLLVSLNVESDEVPATDFFNSLPQGIFGAVEGMQGTGTLQYHLSAALDMQQVDSLKFDSGLRASRDFKITRFGRVDLRKLNTEFAYTAYNDRGDSLKTFAVGPSNPDFVPFNQVSNYLKYAIITAEDPRFFTHKGFMEKAFVKSAIQNIKEKRFARGGSTLSMQLVKNVFLTRKKTVARKAEEALMVWLIENTRLVSKERMMEVYLNIIEWGPSRYRWPSGERGVYGVKEAARFYYDKEPSQLTLQESLYLASIIPKPKYARESFNQYGDLKASSRYFFRLIADIMARRGYIPEAEADGLSRSVNLAGPARRFMNFSARPDTTRAVAADSSQFDPINLIDLLNTGGLPDEGANTNAPATEGTDNNGGKQP; from the coding sequence GTGAACCCAAAAACCAAGAAAATACTGTACTGGTCGCTAGGTACTTTCGGAGCCTTGTTGCTCGTGGGCCTGGCCGTGTTTCTGCTGAAGCGCGAGGAGCTGCTGCAGTATGCCATGCGCCAAACCAAAACCAAGGTCGAGCGCAAGTACCCCGTTACCCTTACCCTAGGTCCGGCCCGCTTTACCGATCTGAACACCGTGCAGATCACCAACGTGAGCCTGGTGCCCCGCACCGGCCTGCAGGATACCTTGCTCACGGCCCGCCGCATCAACGCCAGCATCAGCCTGCGTTCGTTGTTTGCCCGGCGGCCGGTGTTCAGCAACCTGCAAATCGAGCAAGCCCAATTGCTGGCCCGCAAAACCGCCACGGCCGATAACTACGGGTTTCTGATTAAGCGCACCGGCAAAACCACCGTGCCGCGCGATACCACCAAGGGCACCAACTACGGCGTGCTGCTGAACCAGGTGCTCGAAACGGCGCTGGAGAACATTCCGGGCGAGGCCGATTTCCGCAACTTTCTGGTGGCCTACGAGAGCCCGCGCCACCGCGCCACCATCACCATGCCCGAGCTCACCATTGAGGACGGCGACCTGGCGGGCAAGCTCACCGTTGAGCTCGACTCCGTAACCAACCGCATTGGCCTGCGCGGCCACGTGGAGCAGGGCGACGAGAACATGGACGTGCAGGTGTTCAGCCAGGGCCGCCAGCCGGTGGTGCTGCCGTACCTGCAGCGCCGTTTTGGCGCCAGTGTGCAGTTCGATACGCTGCACCTGCAACTGGCCGGCAAGGATTTCGACGACGAGCGGCTTACCGTACGCGGCGCCGCGCTGGCCAGCAACTTCCGCCTGAACCACCCCAAAATCTCGGACGAGGACGTGGTGGTGCGCCGCGGTGGCATCGACTTCGTGGCCACCCTAGGTCAAAACTACCTCGCGCTGGAAAAGGGCACCAAGGTTACCCTGAACAAAATTGTGGCTTTCCCACAAATCAGCGTGCGCATGCGGACGCCGGCCGAGCTGGGCCGCCGCGTGGCCGCCGAAACCCGCCACTACAGCCCGCGCCTGCGCGGCCTGCTGGTGTCGCTGAACGTGGAGTCGGACGAAGTGCCGGCTACCGATTTCTTCAACTCGCTGCCGCAGGGCATTTTCGGGGCTGTGGAGGGCATGCAGGGCACCGGCACGCTGCAATACCACCTGAGCGCCGCCCTCGACATGCAGCAAGTGGATAGCCTGAAGTTCGACTCGGGCCTGCGCGCCAGCCGCGACTTCAAAATCACCCGCTTTGGCCGCGTCGATCTGCGCAAGCTGAACACCGAGTTTGCCTACACCGCCTACAACGACCGCGGCGACTCGCTCAAAACGTTTGCCGTAGGCCCTTCGAACCCCGATTTCGTGCCGTTCAATCAGGTATCGAACTACCTAAAGTACGCCATCATCACGGCCGAAGATCCGCGCTTCTTCACGCACAAAGGCTTTATGGAGAAAGCCTTTGTGAAATCAGCCATCCAGAACATCAAGGAAAAGCGCTTTGCCCGCGGTGGTAGCACGCTCTCGATGCAGCTCGTGAAAAACGTGTTCCTAACGCGCAAAAAAACCGTAGCCCGCAAGGCCGAAGAAGCCCTGATGGTGTGGCTGATCGAGAATACCCGCCTCGTGAGCAAAGAGCGCATGATGGAGGTGTACCTGAACATTATCGAGTGGGGCCCCAGCCGCTACCGCTGGCCCAGCGGCGAGCGGGGCGTGTACGGCGTGAAGGAGGCGGCCCGGTTTTATTACGACAAAGAGCCTTCGCAACTGACCCTGCAGGAAAGCCTGTACCTGGCCAGCATCATTCCGAAGCCGAAGTACGCCCGCGAGTCGTTCAACCAGTACGGCGACCTGAAGGCCAGCTCGCGCTACTTCTTCCGCCTGATTGCCGACATCATGGCCCGGCGCGGCTACATCCCCGAGGCCGAGGCTGATGGGCTGAGCCGCTCGGTAAATCTGGCCGGCCCAGCCCGTCGCTTCATGAACTTCTCGGCCCGCCCCGATACCACGCGGGCGGTGGCGGCCGACAGCAGCCAGTTCGACCCCATCAACCTCATCGACCTGCTGAACACCGGCGGCCTGCCCGACGAAGGCGCCAACACCAACGCCCCGGCCACCGAAGGCACCGACAACAACGGCGGCAAACAGCCCTAA
- a CDS encoding TerC family protein, which produces MTTTPWFWVAFNLFVLAMLLLDLLVFNRKAHVVRMREALSWSAFWIALSLAFNYFVYREFGREAGMNFLTGYLLEKALSVDNLFVFLLIFTYFKVPGEYQHKILFWGVLGALVLRALFIVIGAALISKFSWTLYVLGAFLVYTGFKMATTSGDPEIDPENNPVVRFLSRHLPITNRYEGGKFFVRKEKLLFATPLFVVLVMVETTDVVFAADSIPAILAVTQDKFIVYTSNVFALLGLRALYFALAGLMQLFHYLHYGLSLILIFIGGKLLLHDFFHLPTEWALGVVAAVLALSVVVSLILPKKTDDDDLPEPAASSSSSDEPNL; this is translated from the coding sequence ATGACTACAACTCCCTGGTTCTGGGTTGCTTTCAACCTCTTTGTGCTGGCCATGCTGCTGCTCGACTTGCTGGTGTTCAACCGCAAGGCCCACGTAGTGCGCATGCGCGAAGCCCTGAGCTGGAGCGCCTTCTGGATTGCGCTTTCGCTGGCATTTAACTATTTCGTGTACCGCGAGTTCGGGCGCGAGGCCGGCATGAACTTCCTCACGGGCTACCTGCTCGAAAAGGCCCTGAGCGTCGACAACCTCTTCGTGTTCCTGCTCATCTTCACCTACTTCAAGGTGCCGGGCGAGTACCAGCACAAAATCCTATTCTGGGGCGTGCTCGGGGCCTTGGTGCTGCGCGCGCTGTTTATCGTAATCGGGGCAGCGCTCATCAGCAAGTTCAGCTGGACGCTCTACGTGCTCGGCGCGTTTCTGGTGTACACCGGCTTCAAGATGGCCACCACCAGCGGCGACCCGGAAATCGACCCCGAAAACAACCCGGTGGTGCGCTTCCTGAGCCGCCACCTGCCCATCACCAACCGCTACGAGGGCGGCAAGTTCTTCGTGCGCAAGGAGAAGCTGCTGTTCGCCACGCCGCTGTTTGTGGTGCTGGTGATGGTGGAAACCACCGACGTGGTGTTTGCGGCCGACTCCATCCCGGCCATTCTGGCCGTTACGCAGGATAAGTTTATCGTGTACACCTCCAACGTGTTTGCCCTGCTGGGCCTGCGCGCGCTGTACTTTGCCCTGGCGGGCCTCATGCAGCTGTTCCACTACCTGCACTACGGCCTCTCGCTCATTCTCATCTTCATCGGGGGCAAGCTGCTGCTGCACGACTTTTTCCACCTGCCCACCGAGTGGGCCCTGGGGGTGGTAGCGGCCGTGCTTGCCCTGTCGGTAGTGGTGTCGCTGATACTGCCCAAAAAGACCGACGACGATGACCTGCCCGAGCCCGCGGCCTCGTCATCGTCTTCCGACGAGCCCAACCTTTAG
- a CDS encoding polyprenol monophosphomannose synthase encodes MNDSLVIIPTYNERENAELIIRKVFSLPKAFDVLIIDDGSPDGTAAVVRGLMGEFAGRLHLEERTGKLGLGTAYLHGFKWALQRGYQYIFEMDADFSHNPDDLVRLYEACAVEGHDMSIGSRYITGVNVVNWPMDRVLMSWFASAYVRFVTGMPIMDATAGFKCYTAPVLRTIDLSRIHFVGYAFQIEMKWLAYKHGFRIKEVPIIFTDRTRGASKMSKGIFKEALLGVVQMKVESWFRHFGRSDSAHTPLPQTATATPAVTSAPETR; translated from the coding sequence ATGAACGATTCGCTCGTCATCATACCGACCTACAACGAACGGGAAAACGCCGAGCTGATCATCCGCAAGGTTTTTTCGCTGCCGAAGGCGTTCGATGTACTCATCATCGACGATGGCTCGCCCGATGGCACCGCCGCCGTGGTGCGCGGGCTGATGGGCGAGTTTGCGGGGCGCCTGCACCTGGAAGAGCGCACCGGCAAGCTGGGCCTAGGTACCGCTTACCTGCACGGCTTTAAGTGGGCCCTGCAGCGCGGCTATCAGTACATCTTCGAGATGGATGCCGACTTCTCGCACAACCCCGACGACCTGGTGCGCCTCTACGAGGCCTGCGCCGTGGAGGGGCACGATATGTCCATCGGCTCGCGCTACATCACCGGCGTAAACGTGGTAAACTGGCCCATGGACCGCGTGCTGATGTCGTGGTTTGCCTCGGCCTACGTGCGCTTTGTTACGGGCATGCCCATCATGGATGCCACCGCTGGCTTTAAGTGCTACACCGCGCCCGTGTTGCGCACCATCGACCTCAGCCGCATTCACTTCGTGGGCTATGCGTTTCAGATCGAAATGAAGTGGCTGGCTTACAAGCACGGCTTCCGCATCAAGGAAGTGCCCATTATTTTCACCGACCGCACCCGCGGCGCCTCCAAAATGTCGAAGGGTATTTTTAAGGAAGCGTTGCTGGGCGTGGTGCAAATGAAGGTTGAGAGCTGGTTCCGCCATTTCGGAAGGTCCGATTCGGCCCACACCCCGCTGCCCCAAACCGCCACGGCTACCCCCGCCGTAACCTCCGCGCCCGAAACGCGGTAG
- the hemG gene encoding protoporphyrinogen oxidase, whose amino-acid sequence MNVAIIGSGITGLATAWYLQQQGATAHVYESGPAAGGNMRTRHLPEGYVLELGPNSLQLSPELEGLIADLGLTDQIQEPSAVSGHRYVVRGGALRELPGKPQQLLFGGFFSLKAKWQVLSELRRSKATPDAHETIGHFFRRRFGQEILDYAVNPFVSGIYAGDPNQLLLHKTFPQLAALEQEHGSVLRGFARTMKGVARRRIISFRGGLQVLTDALASRLSHLHLGTRVQALLPQDGGKYRLQLAGQSEPTELYDAVILALPAYAASDLLKQLHPQEAAALGAVHYPPLTAVHTAYDRSAVQHPLNGFGALSPRVEQPVAAGTLWSSSLFPDRCPAGQVLFTSFVGGAQYETNARMPDAQLLASLRAEQQRLYGLAADAPARLQHIYRWERSIPQFDARIIPAHAAADALEPQGIWAVANWRAGVGIPDCLRRAQEVAQKLTSAA is encoded by the coding sequence ATGAACGTAGCAATTATCGGCAGCGGCATCACGGGCCTGGCCACGGCGTGGTACCTGCAGCAACAAGGCGCCACAGCGCACGTGTACGAGAGCGGCCCGGCGGCCGGCGGCAACATGCGCACGCGCCACCTGCCCGAGGGCTACGTGCTGGAGCTGGGCCCCAACTCGCTGCAGCTCAGCCCCGAGCTCGAAGGCCTGATTGCCGACCTAGGGCTAACCGACCAGATACAGGAGCCCAGCGCCGTGAGCGGCCACCGCTACGTGGTGCGCGGCGGGGCGCTGCGCGAGCTGCCGGGCAAACCGCAGCAGCTGCTGTTCGGCGGCTTCTTCAGCCTGAAAGCCAAGTGGCAGGTGCTATCGGAGCTGCGGCGCAGCAAAGCAACCCCTGATGCGCACGAAACCATTGGCCACTTTTTCCGGCGCCGCTTCGGGCAGGAAATCCTTGATTACGCCGTCAATCCGTTTGTATCGGGCATTTACGCCGGCGACCCTAACCAGCTGCTGCTGCACAAAACGTTTCCGCAGCTGGCCGCTTTGGAGCAGGAGCACGGCTCGGTGCTGCGCGGCTTTGCCCGCACCATGAAGGGCGTAGCGCGCCGCCGCATCATCTCCTTCCGGGGTGGTTTGCAGGTGCTTACCGATGCCCTGGCCAGCCGCTTATCCCACCTGCACCTAGGCACCCGCGTGCAGGCCTTGTTGCCTCAGGATGGCGGCAAATACCGCTTGCAGCTGGCCGGCCAGTCGGAGCCAACCGAGTTGTACGATGCCGTAATTCTGGCATTGCCGGCCTACGCCGCTTCCGATCTGCTGAAGCAACTGCACCCCCAGGAAGCCGCGGCCCTAGGTGCCGTGCACTACCCGCCCCTCACGGCCGTGCACACCGCCTACGACCGCAGCGCCGTGCAGCACCCGCTCAACGGTTTTGGCGCCCTCAGCCCGCGCGTGGAGCAACCCGTGGCGGCGGGCACCTTGTGGAGCAGTTCGCTGTTTCCGGATAGGTGCCCCGCGGGGCAGGTGCTGTTCACCTCGTTTGTGGGCGGCGCCCAGTACGAAACCAACGCCCGCATGCCCGACGCGCAACTGCTGGCCTCGTTGCGGGCCGAACAGCAACGCCTCTACGGTCTTGCCGCCGATGCTCCGGCGCGGCTGCAGCACATTTACCGGTGGGAACGAAGCATCCCGCAGTTCGATGCGCGCATCATTCCGGCACACGCCGCGGCCGATGCCCTGGAGCCGCAAGGCATTTGGGCGGTAGCCAACTGGCGCGCCGGGGTGGGCATCCCCGATTGCCTGCGCCGGGCCCAGGAAGTGGCGCAAAAATTAACCTCGGCAGCATAG
- a CDS encoding D-glycero-alpha-D-manno-heptose-1,7-bisphosphate 7-phosphatase has translation MNATSTAKAVFLDRDGVLNAEIGTYVWRPADFVVLPDVPVALQRLHQAGYLLIVVTNQAGIAKGLYTPADVAACHQKLQEACGGVIDAFYYAPGHPSVSESLMRKPDSLMLEKAMARFGLGAAQCWMVGDRPRDLQAAAKVGVRGILVGEEPLVPDAPLVPNLAAAADLILSA, from the coding sequence ATGAATGCTACTTCCACGGCCAAAGCCGTTTTCCTCGACCGCGACGGCGTGCTGAATGCCGAAATTGGTACCTACGTGTGGCGCCCCGCCGATTTTGTGGTGCTGCCCGACGTGCCCGTTGCTTTGCAGCGCCTGCACCAGGCTGGCTACCTGCTAATTGTGGTTACCAACCAGGCCGGCATTGCCAAGGGCCTCTACACGCCCGCCGACGTGGCGGCCTGCCACCAAAAGCTGCAGGAGGCCTGCGGTGGCGTAATCGATGCATTTTACTACGCGCCCGGGCACCCGTCGGTGTCGGAGTCGCTCATGCGCAAGCCCGATTCGCTGATGCTCGAAAAAGCCATGGCGCGGTTTGGCCTGGGTGCCGCGCAGTGCTGGATGGTAGGCGACCGGCCCCGCGACTTGCAAGCCGCCGCCAAAGTGGGCGTGCGCGGCATACTGGTTGGCGAGGAGCCCTTGGTGCCCGATGCGCCGCTGGTGCCCAACCTGGCCGCCGCCGCCGACCTGATTTTGAGTGCCTGA
- a CDS encoding type III PLP-dependent enzyme domain-containing protein: MDTYHDLISQTFDFPSQEFTVEGNELRFHGIPLMDLIRKHGTPLRLTYLPKISENIQRAKQWFEQGIQKIGYQGNYTYCYCTKASHFAFVVEEALKNDVHIETSSGYDMHIVRALYHKGRINKQTYIIANGFKRERYKRYLTEFMNDGFVNCMPILDNLSEIEYYKEHVHADTRANLGIRLASDEEPRFQFYTSRLGVRYADAIPLYEEQIKNDPRFELTMLHYFINTGIKDTSYYWSELRRFVHKYCELRKVCPTLHTIDIGGGLPIQTSIQPEYDYPYMIEEVLRTIQRICREEGVPEPHIFTEFGIFTVGESGAHIYNILDEKLQNDKELWYMIDGSFITNLPDTWALNQRFIMLALNGWERNYKKIQLGGLTCDSQDYYNAEKHIYQVFLPERGQEKPLYVGFFHTGAYQEQLSGYGGIKHCLIPAPKHVILDRDADGTVRDWEFAPEQDPESMMRILGYA; encoded by the coding sequence ATGGACACGTACCACGACCTTATTAGCCAAACCTTCGACTTTCCTTCGCAGGAGTTCACCGTTGAGGGCAATGAGCTGCGCTTTCACGGCATTCCGCTGATGGATTTGATCCGGAAACACGGTACGCCGCTGCGCCTTACTTACCTGCCCAAAATCAGCGAGAACATCCAGCGGGCGAAGCAGTGGTTTGAGCAGGGAATCCAGAAAATTGGCTACCAGGGCAACTACACCTACTGCTACTGCACCAAGGCCTCGCACTTTGCTTTCGTGGTAGAAGAAGCCCTGAAAAACGACGTGCACATCGAGACATCCTCGGGCTACGACATGCACATTGTGCGCGCGCTCTACCACAAGGGCCGCATCAACAAGCAGACGTACATCATCGCCAACGGCTTTAAGCGCGAGCGATACAAGCGTTACCTCACCGAGTTCATGAACGACGGCTTCGTGAACTGCATGCCGATTCTCGATAACCTGTCGGAAATTGAGTACTACAAGGAGCACGTGCACGCCGACACCCGCGCCAACCTAGGCATTCGGTTGGCCTCCGATGAGGAGCCGCGCTTCCAGTTCTACACCTCGCGCCTGGGCGTGCGCTACGCCGATGCCATTCCGCTGTACGAAGAGCAGATCAAGAACGATCCGCGCTTCGAGCTGACGATGCTGCACTACTTCATCAACACGGGCATCAAGGACACCTCCTACTACTGGTCGGAGCTGCGCCGCTTTGTGCACAAGTACTGCGAGCTGCGCAAGGTGTGCCCCACCCTGCACACCATCGACATCGGCGGTGGCCTGCCCATTCAAACTTCCATTCAGCCGGAGTACGATTACCCGTACATGATTGAGGAAGTGCTGCGCACCATCCAGCGCATTTGCCGCGAGGAAGGCGTGCCCGAGCCGCACATCTTTACCGAGTTCGGCATCTTCACGGTGGGCGAGTCGGGGGCGCACATCTACAACATCCTCGACGAGAAGCTGCAGAACGACAAGGAGCTGTGGTACATGATCGACGGCTCGTTCATCACGAACCTGCCCGATACGTGGGCCCTCAACCAGCGCTTTATCATGCTGGCCCTCAACGGCTGGGAGCGGAACTACAAGAAGATTCAGCTGGGCGGCCTCACCTGCGACTCGCAGGACTACTACAACGCCGAGAAGCACATTTACCAGGTGTTTCTGCCCGAGCGCGGCCAGGAGAAGCCGCTGTACGTGGGCTTCTTCCACACGGGTGCGTACCAGGAGCAGCTTTCGGGCTACGGCGGCATCAAGCACTGCCTCATTCCGGCGCCCAAGCACGTCATCCTCGACCGCGACGCCGACGGCACCGTGCGCGACTGGGAATTTGCCCCGGAGCAAGACCCCGAATCGATGATGCGCATTTTGGGTTACGCCTAA